A window of the Cicer arietinum cultivar CDC Frontier isolate Library 1 chromosome 6, Cicar.CDCFrontier_v2.0, whole genome shotgun sequence genome harbors these coding sequences:
- the LOC101504097 gene encoding uncharacterized protein — protein sequence MATRDNNGSELDPNLVTAETPELEALNPVMAETPESEALNPVMAETPEPEAEKLVISGGEIPIEEFVDKITLEGDPPPVEGNGNDDKNENENKDDSESESESESESESESGKSESETSSSSPPSSSPSSSSSGSSSDEEKMVSRSAVDDDTDDEVIVGPIRSKHEIQKLPPVPQVDVTLEPHHQMLPVGVVMSTLGAKVIVEGVEKHEPLNEGSVLWLTQSRKPLGFVDEIFGPVKNPYYVVRYNSESEVPAGIQGGTTLVSFVPEFADRVLNFKELYSKGYDASGPFDEEVNDEVEFSDDEKEAEYKKMQQMQKMAKRGVNDQNPSKKRNNRKKFTPNERVLPTAPNAPVAAQRVLPTVPNAPASAPLVNHGNRYFSGIGQGQLGGTTTVSPFQPLNAGPNFATNGMWPNGTTFPQQPQPQPDLLPNGFPTNAGSYYPQNTQFSHQFPAPGIPFQQQFNPNQRSLFPSMMPGVQPNIFTQQPMYAPPFAGQNQMTFDSSSPFQQMQPPPQPIFQAQQGFPPSELQSDRNLNLHPSSIPGNPSQFHPGSSASRGRPTFRGGGRRGWRPTK from the exons ATGGCGACTCGAGACAACAACGGGTCGGAACTTGACCCGAATCTTGTTACGGCGGAGACACCAGAATTAGAGGCCCTGAATCCTGTTATGGCAGAGACACCAGAATCAGAGGCCCTGAATCCTGTTATGGCGGAGACACCAGAACCAGAGGCTGAAAAGCTCGTTATTTCGGGTGGTGAAATTCCTATTGAGGAATTTGTAGACAAGATTACATTAGAGGGTGACCCTCCTCCAGTTGAAGGAAATGGGAATGACGATAAAAATGAGAACGAGAATAAAGATGACAGTGAAAGCGAAAGTGAAAGTGAAAGTGAAAGTGAAAGTGAGAGTGGAAAATCAGAATCTGAGACTTCTTCATCATCACCGCCATCATCATCACCGTCGTCGTCATCATCTGGTTCTAGCAGCGATGAAGAGAAGATGGTTAGTAGGAGTGCCGTTGATGATGATACTGATGATGAGGTTATAGTAGGACCAATCAGGTCAAAGCATGAGATTCAg AAATTGCCTCCAGTTCCTCAGGTGGATGTGACTTTAGAACCACACCATCAAATGCTACCTGTGGGAGTTGTTATGTCG ACTCTAGGTGCTAAAGTCATTGTGGAAGGAGTGGAGAAGCATGAACCTCTCAATGAGGGTTCTGTTCTCTGGCTGACTCAAAGCCGCAAACCACTAGGTTTTGTAGACGAAATCTTTGGACCAGTCAAAAATCCATATTACGTTGTGAGATACAATTCTGAAAGTGAAGTTCCTGCGGGTATCCAAGGGGGAACAACTTTGGTCTCGTTTGTTCCAGAATTTGCTGACCGCGTGCTTAATTTTAAGGAACTTTACTCGAAAGGCTACGATGCATCTGGTCCGTTTGATGAAGAGGTTAATGATGAAGTAGAGTTTTCAGACGATGAGAAAGAAGCTGAATACAAGAAAATGCAGCAAATGCAGAAAATGGCCAAGAGAGGGGTAAATGATCAAAATCCCAGCAAGAAAAGAAACAATAGAAAGAAATTTACACCAAATGAGCGTGTGTTACCTACTGCCCCTAATGCACCTGTGGCAGCACAGCGTGTGTTGCCTACTGTCCCTAATGCACCTGCATCAGCACCGTTGGTTAATCATGGAAACCGTTATTTTTCGGGCATTGGACAAGGTCAATTGGGGGGAACTACCACAGTTTCTCCATTTCAACCTTTAAATGCAGGTCCTAACTTTGCTACAAATGGAATGTGGCCAAATGGGACAACATTTCCACAGCAGCCACAGCCACAGCCTGATCTGCTTCCAAATGGATTTCCGACAAATGCCGGGTCATATTATCCACAAAACACACAATTTTCTCATCAGTTTCCTGCGCCAGGAATTCCATTTCAACAGCAGTTTAATCCCAATCAAAGATCTCTTTTCCCATCTATGATGCCTGGGGTACAGCCCAatatatttacacaacaacCCATGTATGCACCGCCATTTGCGGGTCAAAACCAAATGACATTTGATTCGAGTTCACCTTTCCAACAGATGCAGCCACCTCCACAACCTATCTTTCAGGCACAACAGGGTTTTCCACCTTCGGAATTGCAGTCAGACAGAAACCTGAACTTGCATCCCAGTTCTATTCCTGGCAACCCCTCTCAATTTCATCCAGGTTCATCTGCTAGTCGAGGGAGGCCAACATTTCGTGGCGGCGGTAGGAGAGGGTGGCGACCTACTAAGTGA